In Populus nigra chromosome 1, ddPopNigr1.1, whole genome shotgun sequence, one genomic interval encodes:
- the LOC133676671 gene encoding probable calcium-binding protein CML13 → MGKDLSDDQVSSMKEAFTLFDTDGDGKIAPSELGILMRSLGGNPTQAQLKSIISQENLTAPFDFPRFLDLMAKHMKAEPFDRQLRDAFKVLDKDNTGFVAVADLRHILTSIGEKLELAEFDEWIREVDVGSDGRIRYEDFIARMVTK, encoded by the coding sequence ATGGGCAAGGATCTGAGCGACGACCAGGTGTCATCTATGAAAGAAGCGTTCACACTCTTCGATACAGATGGTGACGGAAAGATAGCCCCATCGGAATTAGGGATCTTAATGCGATCTCTCGGTGGAAACCCGACCCAAGCCCAATTAAAATCCATAATCTCCCAGGAGAACCTGACTGCACCGTTTGATTTCCCTAGATTCCTTGATTTAATGGCAAAGCACATGAAAGCTGAGCCGTTTGATCGACAGTTACGAGATGCATTCAAAGTGCTTGATAAGGATAACACGGGGTTTGTTGCTGTTGCGGATCTGCGTCATATTTTGACCAGTATTGGGGAGAAGTTGGAGTTGGCGGAGTTTGATGAGTGGATCCGAGAAGTTGATGTCGGGTCCGATGGGAGGATCCGGTACGAGGATTTTATTGCCAGAATGGTTACGAAGTGA
- the LOC133686046 gene encoding LRR receptor-like serine/threonine-protein kinase RGI5 yields MGSLCYFSSLILFLSLLTPQQISGNNTELEALVKLKFALDPNNKYLQSWTSDGDPCSGLFEGVACNEHGQVANISLQGKGLSGTISPAVAELKSLSGLYLHYNSLSGEIPKEIVNLVGLSDLYLNVNNLSGSIPPEIGSMASLQVLELCCNQLAGYIPTEMGSLKRLSVLALQYNRLDGQIPASLGTLGMLKRLDVSFNYLSGTIPQGIANIPRLEVLDVRNNSLSGTVPFALKRLNGGFQFENNQGLCGTGFHLLRACSAFDNMNINQVGSLGPIANNSAKKVTPQSAILQAHCNQTHCSNSSKLPQAAIVAGVIIVTITLMGAGFLIIFCYRRKKQKIGNTSDSSDGRLSTDQAKEFHRAGASPLASLEYSNGWDPLGDSRNGIEFSVEHLNNFRFNLEEIESATQCFSEVNVLGKSSFSTVYKGVLRDGSIVAIKSINVTSCKPEEAEFVKGLNLLTSLRHDNLTRLRGFCCSRGRGECFLIYDFAPKGDLSRYLDLEDGSNQVLDWSTRVSIINGIAKGIRYLHSIEEEKPAIIHRRISVEKVLLDQQVNPLIADSGLAKLLADDIVFSTIKISAAMGYLAPEYVTTGLFTEKSDIYSFGVIILQILSGKQLLSNSMRLAAACCRYNDFIDTSLRGNFSESEAAKLAKIALACTDDLPDQRPTMKEVIQELNLSNAGS; encoded by the exons ATGGGTTCTTTATGttatttctcttctctcattctatTTCTTTCACTGTTAACTCCACAACAAATTTCTGGAAACAATACGGAGCTTGAAGCTTTGGTGAAGCTAAAGTTTGCTTTAGAcccaaacaataaatatttacaGTCATGGACTAGTGATGGCGACCCCTGCAGTGGCTTATTTGAGGGTGTGGCTTGCAACGAGCATGGCCAAGTGGCTAACATTTCATTGCAGGGGAAGGGACTATCTGGTACAATATCTCCTGCAGTGGCAGAACTGAAGAGCTTGTCCGGTCTGTATTTGCATTATAATTCGTTGTCTGGAGAGATACCAAAGGAGATTGTTAATTTGGTTGGGCTGTCTGATCTTTATCTCAACGTGAATAATCTTTCTGGGAGTATTCCTCCTGAGATTGGCAGCATGGCTTCTCTACAAG tTTTAGAGCTATGTTGTAACCAGCTCGCAGGGTACATACCTACAGAGATGGGGTCCTTGAAGAGGCTAAGCGTTCTAGCATTGCAGTATAACAGACTAGATGGTCAAATACCTGCCAGCTTAGGGACCTTGGGAATGTTGAAAAGGCTTGATGTGAGTTTTAATTACTTGTCTGGGACAATTCCTCAAGGAATAGCTAACATTCCACGTCTGGAAGTGCTGGATGTCCGGAACAATTCTCTTTCTGGAACTGTCCCTTTTG cttTGAAGAGATTAAATGGGGGATTTCAGTTTGAGAACAACCAAGGTTTATGTGGAACTGGATTTCATCTATTGAGAGCTTGCAGTGCTTTTGATAATATGAACATCAACCAAGTTGGCTCGTTGGGACCGATCGCTAATAATTCCGCTAAAAAAGTTACCCCCCAGTCTGCAATTCTGCAGGCACATTGCAACCAAACCCATtgttcaaattcatcaaaactTCCACAGGCTGCCATTGTTGCAGGGGTTATTATAGTCACTATCACATTGATGGGTGCTGgatttcttatcattttctgcTATCGCCGGAAGAAACAAAAGATTGGGAATACATCTGATTCTTCTGATGGTCGGCTAAGCACTGACCAGGCTAAGGAGTTCCACAGGGCTGGTGCCTCTCCACTTGCAAGTCTTGAGTATTCTAACGGATGGGACCCGTTAGGTGACAGCCGAAATGGCATTGAATTCTCTGTGGAGCATCTAAATAACTTTAGATTCAACCTGGAAGAGATCGAGTCTGCTACCCAGTGCTTTTCTGAGGTGAATGTATTGGGAAAGAGCAGCTTCTCAACTGTCTACAAAGGAGTTCTCAGAGACGGTTCTATTGTAGCTATTAAGAGCATTAACGTAACCAGCTGTAAACCTGAAGAAGCCGAGTTTGTAAAGGGTTTGAACTTGCTAACATCTTTGAGACATGACAACCTCACTCGGCTGCGAGGCTTTTGTTGCTCCAGGGGCAGGGGTGAATGTTTTCTTATCTATGATTTTGCTCCCAAGGGAGATCTGTCAAGATACCTTGATTTAGAAGATGGAAGCAATCAAGTTCTTGACTGGTCTACAAGAGTTTCCATTATCAATGGCATCGCAAAAG GTATTAGATATTTGCACAGCATTGAAGAGGAGAAACCTGCCATAATTCATCGAAGAATATCCGTTGAGAAGGTCCTCCTTGACCAGCAGGTAAATCCATTAATCGCAGACTCCGGCCTTGCTAAGCTTCTAGCAGATGACATTGTCTTCTCAACTATCAAAATCAGTGCTGCCATGGGATACCTGGCTCCAGAATATGTAACCACAGGACTTTTTACCGAGAAGAGTGATATATATTCGTTTGGAGTGATCATCCTCCAAATCCTATCCGGTAAACAGTTGCTGTCCAATTCAATGCGATTGGCAGCTGCATGTTGCAGATACAATGACTTCATTGACACAAGCCTCCGAGGAAACTTCTCTGAGTCTGAGGCAGCTAAGCTGGCAAAAATTGCACTAGCTTGCACTGACGATCTCCCTGACCAAAGACCAACCATGAAGGAAGTGATTCAAGAGCTGAACTTAAGCAATGCTGGTTCTTAA
- the LOC133691923 gene encoding putative transferase At4g12130, mitochondrial has product MHLFKTIFPKNYHTLNNTSTGPLVSLLKSRSVIRFSGPDTIKFLQGLLTNDVKKFSELPSGTTSYVPTPNLPSVYVPPMYAAFLTPQGRFLYDLFLYRKPLGEEKLDGSGSGPGLDSGGDLELFADVDSSVLDELLLTFKRYRLRSKVEIDNVAEDFSCWQRFGGNLAEKSKGEEEPEAASVGSSPGVDHSAMSSSHGNDVGWQWFKDPRVDCLGLRGVFPSKETPPLVESDKETNELNYLLWRIENGIAEGSTEIPIGEAIPLEYNLEGLNAISFDKGCYVGQEFIARTHHRGVIRKRLLSLAFLDDSGKEVEQKVGPGSEVINTASGKKIGYVTTALGCRGLGVLRLKEAFKGSGSLTIQGQEDIKVEAIRPKWWPAEWFSEHQQHSAVA; this is encoded by the exons ATGCATCTTTTCAAAACAATCTTCCCCAAAAACTACCACACCTTAAACAACACAAGCACAGGTCCTCTTGTCTCCCTCTTAAAATCCCGGTCCGTAATTCGGTTCAGCGGTCCAGACACAATCAAATTCTTACAAGGTTTATTGACAAACGATGTTAAAAAATTCAGTGAACTCCCAAGCGGGACAACATCGTACGTACCCACTCCAAATTTGCCTTCTGTCTATGTTCCTCCTATGTACGCTGCGTTTTTGACTCCACAAGGGAGGTTCttgtatgatttgtttttgtatagaAAGCCTCTGGGTGAGGAGAAGCTTGATGGGTCCGGGTCGGGTCCTGGGTTGGATTCGGGTGGGGATTTGGAGTTGTTTGCTGATGTGGATAGCTCGGTTCTTGATGAGTTATTGCTTACTTTTAAAAG ATACCGGTTGAGGTCAAAGGTTGAAATTGATAACGTGGCAGAAGACTTCTCTTGCTGGCAACGGTTTGGTGGGAACCTTGCTGAAAAATCAAAAGGTGAAGAAGAGCCAGAGGCAGCTAGTGTTGGCTCAAGCCCTGGTGTTGATCATTCTGCCATGTCATCTTCACATGGGAATGATGTTGGATGGCAATGGTTTAAGGACCCCAGAGTAGATTGTCTTGGTTTGAGGGGGGTCTTTCCATCTAAAGAGACTC CACCTTTGGTAGAATCTGACAAAGAAACAAATGAACTGAATTACCTATTATGGAGAATTGAGAATGGAATTGCAGAAGGCTCAACTGAGATCCCCATAG GTGAAGCTATTCCTCTTGAATACAATCTGGAGGGTTTAAATGCAATAAGCTTTGACAAAGGATGCTATGTGGGCCAAGAGTTTATAGCTCGAACACACCACAGAGGGGTCATTCGCAAACGATTGCTTTCTTTAGCGTTTCTTGATGATAGTGGAAAAG aaGTGGAGCAGAAAGTTGGTCCAGGTTCAGAAGTCATCAACACAGCATCTGGCAAGAAAATTGGGTATGTGACGACTGCACTTGGCTGTAGAGGGCTGGGTGTTTTGCGGTTAAAAGAAGCCTTTAAAGGGTCAGGTTCGTTGACCATACAAGGGCAGGAGGACATAAAGGTTGAGGCCATTAGACCAAAATGGTGGCCTGCCGAATGGTTTTCAGAACATCAACAGCACAGTGCAGTGGCTTAG